One region of Papaver somniferum cultivar HN1 unplaced genomic scaffold, ASM357369v1 unplaced-scaffold_131, whole genome shotgun sequence genomic DNA includes:
- the LOC113332325 gene encoding uncharacterized protein LOC113332325: MVDRELITPLNEYVEKLNDRVFSIFPGKEVIFCSFDFVDDDTHGLYQQEYLNNIVPGGLPSHILKLKIGAPIMLLRNVDAKNGLCNGIRLIIKEFFPNCMDAVIISRNYIGTRVFIHRMPPENLKLPYKFKRKQFHSFMFRLYSQQGARENDRKRGYLFP; this comes from the coding sequence ATGGTCGATAGGGAATTGATCACACCATTAAACGAGTACGTCGAGAAGCTTAATGACCGAGTATTTAGCATCTTTCCTGGAAAAGAGGTTATATTCTGCTCCTTTGATTTTGTGGACGACGATACTCACGGTCTTTACCAACAAGAATACCTGAACAACATTGTTCCTGGAGGTTTGCCATCACACATTTTGAAATTGAAGATCGGTGCTCCTATTATGTTGTTGCGGAATGTTGATGCAAAAAATGGTCTATGTAATGGTATCAGGTTAATAATCAAAGAGTTCTTCCCAAATTGTATGGATGCTGTAATAATTAGTAGAAATTACATAGGTACACGAGTCTTCATTCATAGGATGCCACCTGAGAATTTGAAGCTCCCGTACAAGTTTAAACGTAAACAGTTTCATTCGTTTATGTTTCGCCTTTACAGTCAACAAGGCGCAAGGGAAAACGATCGAAAACGCGGGTATCTGTTTCCCTGA
- the LOC113332535 gene encoding ATP-dependent DNA helicase PIF1-like isoform X1: MVCAQEAMWKIFSFPLYKVYHSIVRLQIHLTNQQSVRYYDYQTLDEILSDERNLRTTLTEFFVTNARDPRARELLYREFPERYCWDTKIKEWKRRRSTQKSIGRVYTVPSCAGEVGFLRHILNHVRGPTSFDDLLFVNGERCRTFKRAVEKLGLLENDQSARASLAEAATIKMSYALRRQFASILHFCNPTAMRELWDKFCNNMVEDYSSLSATSSTFLSDRLLRKPNMILKQHDKDIFMYDLPPIVGTLGEEVEISSLIQEELSIPIFDEDLSSVQKLNEDQSRAYNTIMGAIERKENKVFFIDGLGGTGKTYLYRAILATIRKNGGIALATATSGIAATMLPGGRTAHSRFQLPMTPTSTSMCRTKKQTEEAKLLRHAIILMWDEATMSHRYSLEAFDRMMRDITGIAEPFGGKILIMGGDFCQVLPVILRSTRG; the protein is encoded by the coding sequence ATGGTTTGTGCTCAAGAGGCAATGTggaagatctttagctttcctctTTATAAGGTCTATCATTCGATAGTGAGATTACAAATACATCTTACCAACCAACAGAGCGTCAGATACTATGATTATCAAACGTTGGATGAAATTTTGTCCGATGAAAGGAATTTGAGAACAACTTTGACAGAGTTCTTTGTGACAAATGCTCGCGATCCTAGAGCTAGAGAGTTGTTGTACCGTGAGTTTCCAGAACGCTACTGTTGGGATACAAAAATCAAAGAGTGGAAAAGAAGACGAAGTACGCAAAAGTCGATAGGGAGGGTTTATACAGTACCTTCATGTGCAGGAGAGGTGGGGTTCTTAAGGCACATTTTGAACCACGTTAGAGGTCCTACTTCTTTCGATGATCTATTGTTTGTTAATGGAGAGAGATGTCGGACTTTCAAGAGAGCTGTCGAAAAATTAGGACTCTTAGAGAATGATCAGAGTGCGAGAGCGTCTTTggctgaagcagcaacaatcaagaTGTCGTATGCTCTTAGAAGACAATTTGCCTCCATCTTGCACTTTTGTAATCCGACGGCCATGAGAGAATTATGGGATAAATTTTGCAACAACATGGTCGAGGATTACTCGAGTTTAAGCGCTACAAGCTCAACATTCTTATCAGACCGCCTTCTTCGTAAGCCGAATATGATACTCAAGCAACACGATAAAGATATATTCATGTATGATCTACCGCCGATTGTTGGCACATTGGGTGAGGAAGTTGAGATTTCGAGTCTGATTCAAGAGGAGTTGTCGATCCCTATATTCGACGAAGACCTGTCTTCTGTCCAAAAGTTGAATGAAGACCAATCTAGGGCCTACAATACAATCATGGGAGCAATTGAGAGAAAGGAAAATAAAGTCTTCTTCATAGATGGTCTGGGAGGTACTGGGAAGACCTATCTCTATCGTGCTATTCTGGCGACTATTAGGAAAAATGGTGGTATTGCGTTAGCAACAGCCACGTCGGGAATTGCTGCTACTATGCTACCTGGTGGGAGGACAGCACACTCAAGGTTTCAACTTCCAATGACACCGACATCAACTTCAATGTGTCGTACGAAGAAACAAACTGAGGAAGCTAAACTTTTGAGGCATGCCATCATCCTTATGTGGGATGAAGCTACAATGTCGCATCGCTATTCTTTGGAAGCATTTGATCGGATGATGAGAGATATCACCGGGATTGCCGAACCATTTGGTGGAAAGATTCTAATCATGGGAGGTGATTTCTGTCAGGTATTACCAGTGATTCTAAGGAGTACAAGGGGATAG
- the LOC113332535 gene encoding uncharacterized protein LOC113332535 isoform X3 translates to MDEPRPSTNRGTLEKICNQHRTRSSQHQHENKEGHAGGTICDSERDKNRPLEMDKLLEHHVNDRERRVRNDQEAGPSKEVPRQSPQYVEQVQLRDVEVLEESRKKKGKSVVTYQRRRRANVSYIPDINTVGAVVIGSARETNNHDSTDDSSSDDGQGNAKAASKNAVREPRPSTTGASTSTAFTSQDIFRRAIRLPLRRSPRFSQHPQHGEPALAQNLIATNENLASNLHVRRSP, encoded by the exons ATGGATGAACCCCGACCAAGTACTAACAGAGGTACCCTTGAAAAAATATGCAACCAACACCGTACCCGGTCATCACAACATCAACATGAAAATAAAGAAGGGCATGCAGGGGGGACAATTTGTG ACAGTGAAAGAGATAAGAACCGTCCACTTGAAATGGATAAATTGCTGGAGCATCACGTTAATGACAGGGAGAGAAGAGTAAGAAATGACCAGGAAGCAGGACCAAGTAAGG AAGTTCCACGCCAAAGTCCCCAATATGTCGAGCAAGTTCAGCTTCGAGATGTGGAGGTCTTAGAGGAATCccgaaagaaaaagggaaaatcaGTTGTGACGTACCAG AGACGACGTCGAGCAAACGTCAGTTACATTCCTGACATAAACACGGTGGGGGCCGTTGTTATTGGTTCCGCTAGAGAGACCAACAACCACGATTCAACAGATGACAGCAGCTCTGATGATGGGCAAGGTAATGCAAAAGCTGCTTCCAAAAATGCTGTGAGAGAACCAAGACCAAGTACTACCGGTGCCTCGACATCGACAGCTTTCACTTCCCAAG ACATTTTTCGTCGGGCCATCCGATTACCACTGCGTAGAAGTCCAAGATTTAGTCAACACCCTCAACATGGAGAACCAGCACTTGCACAGAATTTAATCG CAACAAATGAAAATCTTGCATCCAATTTACACGTTCGTAGAAGCCCTTGA
- the LOC113332535 gene encoding uncharacterized protein LOC113332535 isoform X2 produces MDEPRPSTNRGTLEKICNQHRTRSSQHQHENKEGHAGGTICDSERDKNRPLEMDKLLEHHVNDRERRVRNDQEAGPSKEVPRQSPQYVEQVQLRDVEVLEESRKKKGKSVVTYQRRRRANVSYIPDINTVGAVVIGSARETNNHDSTDDSSSDDGQGNAKAASKNAVREPRPSTTGASTSTAFTSQEDIFRRAIRLPLRRSPRFSQHPQHGEPALAQNLIATNENLASNLHVRRSP; encoded by the exons ATGGATGAACCCCGACCAAGTACTAACAGAGGTACCCTTGAAAAAATATGCAACCAACACCGTACCCGGTCATCACAACATCAACATGAAAATAAAGAAGGGCATGCAGGGGGGACAATTTGTG ACAGTGAAAGAGATAAGAACCGTCCACTTGAAATGGATAAATTGCTGGAGCATCACGTTAATGACAGGGAGAGAAGAGTAAGAAATGACCAGGAAGCAGGACCAAGTAAGG AAGTTCCACGCCAAAGTCCCCAATATGTCGAGCAAGTTCAGCTTCGAGATGTGGAGGTCTTAGAGGAATCccgaaagaaaaagggaaaatcaGTTGTGACGTACCAG AGACGACGTCGAGCAAACGTCAGTTACATTCCTGACATAAACACGGTGGGGGCCGTTGTTATTGGTTCCGCTAGAGAGACCAACAACCACGATTCAACAGATGACAGCAGCTCTGATGATGGGCAAGGTAATGCAAAAGCTGCTTCCAAAAATGCTGTGAGAGAACCAAGACCAAGTACTACCGGTGCCTCGACATCGACAGCTTTCACTTCCCAAG AAGACATTTTTCGTCGGGCCATCCGATTACCACTGCGTAGAAGTCCAAGATTTAGTCAACACCCTCAACATGGAGAACCAGCACTTGCACAGAATTTAATCG CAACAAATGAAAATCTTGCATCCAATTTACACGTTCGTAGAAGCCCTTGA